AGGACTGGTAGGTGATTCTGTCTTCACCTGCACCATACTGGCTCCTGCCTCCACCTGAGAAAGTTgtgattcattcattttatctTTCAACAGCCCAGAAAAACATTGCAATTTCCATTTCagttagaaaaaaatacaatatataaatattatgaaTAATAAAGGGTTTTACTTTTAAAGTAAGTTCCATATTTTAATGGGATGCTGAAGAACTCACCTTGCCAGCAGGAAAGCTGTCAGTGAACTCCACAGAGTCAAGGGTTGATAGCAACACCTTGTCCATCTCGTCCAAAATGTCTGCACTGAAGCGGACAGGGCACAGAGGGATGGTGGAAACTGTATCCCCCTGACAAAATTAAGACATTATTGATTAAAATGAGCCCAAAACTTTATAATactaaaacaaaagtgaaatacACATTTAACAAACCTGTCGGTCTTGAAGCAGCCGCCTCTTGGGGTCCCCAGTGGAGTGGGTAGGGCTCCCGGGCCGCTTCTTTTATAGGGAAAAACAGTAGGATTTAATTATGTGGTCATTAATAAACATGACTCTTGCATTTGTACCAGGTGTAAATCTCACCTTCTTGCCCTGTCCGACAAGCGTGCCCTCAGAAGGGTGTGGCCGTGGCAGAGGATCGGGGCCTGTCACGACCAGCTTTGGTGCAACCCTTCTAACGGGTGGGGCCTGACAGACTGTAGGCGAGTCCATCTGGGAAGATACAGAaactgatgttatttttaagCCACTAGTGCTTCCAAAACATGAGCACAGAACATATAATATCTTGTTGAGGGTGAATTACAGACGATTGAGTTTTTATTCTGGATTCCATTAAAAATATTGAAAGTGCACACACCTGGTCGGCCCCCACCACAGGTGAAGAACTGGTAGGTGATCTGGCTTTCACCTCCAGACCTCCTGATTCCACCTGCgagtttttattcattcatttcatcTTGCAACAGCTGAGAAAAACATTGCAATTTCCATTTCTGTTAGAATTTTACAAACCTGTTGCTTGGGCTGGTGGGTCCTGGAGGATTTTTGGCTTCTCACACGGGGCGGCTGGCAAGAAAAAATTCAACATAAATATTCTGAATAATAAAaggttttatattaaaaaaaaaaacattccaccATTTGGATGATAAAGAACTCACCTTCTTTCCCGTGGGAAGGCTGGCCTTGGACTCCACAGAGTCAAGGTCTGATGGCGACACCTTGTCCATCTCCTCTAAAATGTCTGCACTGAAGCGGACAGGGCACAGAGGGATGGTGGAAACCGTATCCCCCTGACAGAATTAAGACATTGATTAAAATGAGCCCAAAACTTTACTATACTAAAACCAAAAATGAAATACACATTTAACAAACCTGCCGGTCGCGAAGCAGCCGCCTCTTCTTGGGGTCCCCAGTGGAGTGGGTAGGGCTCCCCGGCCGCTTCTTTTATAGAGAGACAGTAGGGTTTGATTAATTATGTGGTCAATAAGCACGACTAGGATTTGTACCAGGTGTAACACTCACCTTCTTGCCCTGTCCGACAATCGTCCACTCAGAAGGGTGTGGCCGTGGCAGAGGATCGGGGCCTGTCACGACCAGCTTTGGTGCAACCCTTCTGACAGGCGGGTTCTTCTGAGGCACCGTGGGCGGGGTTGGAGCGGGTGGTGCCTCAGACAGCTGTAGGAATGAGACAGTCCAAATCAGTCGACCTAGGATGTCCATTCCCCCGTCTGTATCACTCAGATGGACCTGCAAAAGAGACAACAGAGAAACATATTACATTAAGTGCATTTTATGCTTATTTTTGAATTGATATAAATCAAATAAGCAATGTTACTCACCCCATCTCTAGCCCACAGGTGCAGTCGGTCCATTGGAAAGTGTTCAGCAACAGAATAATACTTGACACCTTCAGGAAAACAATAACTATGGTTAGGAGAACACTGGATAACATTGTTTTATTGCTTCCACTAGAAGTTCATGGAAGATCTTGAAGTTAAGGTTTACATACTCATCCGTGCTGCAACACGATGATACTCCTGGCtcaaaagtgtctgcagttccACCTCGACAGTGAGGCGAGGCGGAAAATCCAGGACAACAACCTAAAGACAATATCACGTATTGTTAGTTTCAAATGGGAGTCTCCAGAAAttgaacattttcaaaatatatataaaaataaattgataaTACCTT
This portion of the Archocentrus centrarchus isolate MPI-CPG fArcCen1 unplaced genomic scaffold, fArcCen1 scaffold_179_ctg1, whole genome shotgun sequence genome encodes:
- the LOC115775539 gene encoding uncharacterized protein LOC115775539, which produces MPRGKSHRRSQAMKRRVAEQLAVPVRSLLAREDVPTRRGTGYRHRVGQWRISPFTGKSHKLVIPPESPKKKFVFVVGDSHLRHFADGLVALPEGCLSFGISSTPGACASELEKEFIRTQLDRTPSLVVVLAPSNNLTASRTVTEAASDFGRYLATVCSRWQKVVVLDFPPRLTVEVELQTLLSQEYHRVAARMSVKYYSVAEHFPMDRLHLWARDGVHLSDTDGGMDILGRLIWTVSFLQLSEAPPAPTPPTVPQKNPPVRRVAPKLVVTGPDPLPRPHPSEWTIVGQGKKGDTVSTIPLCPVRFSADILEEMDKVSPSDLDSVESKASLPTGKKPPRVRSQKSSRTHQPKQQVESGGLEVKARSPTSSSPVVGADQMDSPTVCQAPPVRRVAPKLVVTGPDPLPRPHPSEGTLVGQGKKKRPGSPTHSTGDPKRRLLQDRQGDTVSTIPLCPVRFSADILDEMDKVLLSTLDSVEFTDSFPAGKVSSSASH